A section of the Methanophagales archaeon genome encodes:
- a CDS encoding transposase, translating into MILTYKIKHGADFTAELEKARKVAEFAIKHHTLSSKDVKHIGLKSVISNQILRKYSRNKNIKRVRNVNLIVPNQGIKVDKAKREIRIPCLNLSFPYRFPNNFTKINQIEISKEYIFVSVTVPEEPQMKTDKWIGVDLNTTGHVAVVANPETGKVKKLGKKAVHVHNKYKNIRRWLQKRGKYRVVKRLRDRESRIIRDMNHKISHEIVETAREAGCGIRMENLKGIRKRARARRPFRYSLHSWSFYQLQQMIEYKAKLLGVPVEYIDPHNTSKVCSRCGAIGNRNGKEFRCPECGHVDHADANAAFNISMALHQSIGQSTADRDAVEGSAGTPEGQW; encoded by the coding sequence ATGATACTGACATATAAGATAAAACATGGGGCGGACTTCACAGCAGAGTTAGAGAAGGCGAGAAAGGTCGCTGAATTTGCTATTAAGCATCATACACTCTCGTCTAAGGATGTTAAACATATCGGACTGAAATCCGTCATCTCAAATCAGATACTGCGGAAATACAGCCGGAACAAGAACATTAAACGAGTGCGTAATGTTAATCTAATTGTGCCCAACCAAGGGATAAAAGTTGATAAGGCAAAACGAGAGATTCGTATCCCGTGCCTCAATCTCTCGTTCCCATACCGCTTCCCCAATAACTTCACCAAAATCAACCAGATAGAGATAAGCAAAGAGTATATATTCGTATCGGTAACAGTCCCGGAAGAGCCGCAGATGAAGACTGATAAGTGGATAGGGGTTGACCTGAACACGACCGGACATGTGGCGGTCGTAGCGAACCCGGAGACGGGCAAGGTGAAGAAGTTGGGGAAGAAAGCGGTGCATGTGCATAATAAGTATAAAAATATTAGGAGGTGGTTGCAGAAGAGAGGGAAATATAGGGTTGTGAAACGGCTAAGAGACCGAGAGAGCCGCATCATAAGGGACATGAACCACAAGATAAGCCACGAAATAGTGGAGACTGCGAGAGAAGCGGGCTGTGGTATAAGAATGGAGAATCTGAAAGGTATAAGGAAGCGAGCGAGAGCGAGAAGACCGTTTCGTTACTCCCTGCACAGCTGGTCGTTCTATCAACTGCAACAGATGATAGAATACAAAGCCAAGCTGCTCGGAGTGCCTGTCGAGTATATAGACCCGCACAACACCTCAAAGGTGTGTAGCAGGTGCGGGGCGATAGGTAATCGGAACGGTAAGGAGTTCAGGTGTCCAGAGTGTGGACACGTTGACCATGCGGATGCAAATGCCGCGTTCAATATAAGTATGGCATTGCATCAGAGCATAGGTCAATCTACGGCAGACAGGGATGCCGTAGAGGGGAGTGCTGGCACCCCCGAGGGGCAATGGTGA